The window TCCTTTCCAGCTGCAGCTCTACCAGATGTGGTTCTCTTGTCCAGTTTGCTCTCTTTTGTAACTCTTGAAATCTTCTTTGCCATAATTGTATTCTATTTTACTCCACTGTCGCCAACTTAGAAAGCAACAACGCTTTCAATTCCGTTAGCTTTTGGTTTTCTGATTGACTTAATTTCGTTTGCCTAAAAATATTTTGTGCTAATCCATTAAACCTCAAAGCAACTTCATCATTAGGAAGAATTGCTTCAGTTTCATAAAGCATATCGTATGAAACAAATGGCTGTGAACTTCCTCTTGTATTGGACATCAAATCTTTTGATAATAATGTCAAGTATGAGAACCATTTTAAATTTTCAAATTTTGCTAAACACATAACCCCATTATAGGTAACAAAGTGTTTACCAAATGCAAATACAACCTTACCACAATATTCACCCATATGACCAATTACAGGTGCGTCTTCAGAATTATATTCATCAAAACCTCCAATTACTCCACCCGCCCCATATATGGGATAAAGACCACCATTATTAGGATTCGTGTTGCCTTTGCCATATTGAAACTTATATAAATCTTCAAGTGTGCCAAGTTTCCATCCCTTCGGAATCTCTTTCTCCAATTCCTCATTCCAAACCATCTCACCACCATTGCTCTTGTAAGGTTTTCCGTATTTATCAGGAAATTCAAACTCCACAAACCACTCCCTATAAATCGCCTGTGCCGTTTCTTCGAGTTTTTGGATGAGTTGCTCGTTGAGTTGGATGCGGTTTTGGATGGTGTTGTATTCTTTTACGATTTCTCGTTGTTTGTCTATGTCGGGGATGGGGAGCATTACTTCTTGCATTTCGTCCCAAGAAAAAATTTCTCTGGCACTTCCGTGGCTTTTAAACCGTGCATAACGGTCAAACTCTGGTCTGCGAAACCACATCATTAAGTATTGAGGCAATAGTTTTTCGGTATCTGATACTTCAAATGGAATATATGCCTGAGAAATCATTGCTTCATCATAATCATCAAATAATGCTATGGTAATTTTTTCACCATTTCTGGAAGTTACGGGACCATAGCCAAATTGATTACGTTTGATAATTCGATAAGTCGTCATATTTGTTCCAACGGTATTGGCAATAGAAGGAATAAATTTTTTCTGAATGCTTAACCCCATTAAAGGAATATTGCTCAAATCTGAATTTCGTCCTTCAACAGGTTGTATGTAGTCGCCTAAACGTTTAAAATTTAATCTCATATCCCAACTCTTTGAATACGGTTAGTAAATCATTTTTGCTTTGGGCTTCTGCTTTGAGCAATTCAGTAAACTCAGTTTTTAAAGCATTCATTTTATCATCAAAGTCAATGTTTTCGTCTCTGTTGACAAACTCAATGTATTTACTGGGCACAAGTGAAAAATCTTTTTTCTCCACTTCTTCCAAAGTAGCAGCATAACAGAACTCTGGTACATTTTCTATCTCCTCCACCTGCCATTGGTGGTAGGTATTCACTACTTTTTGAATGTCATCATCAGAAAACTGCGTGTATTTCTTTTCAAAGGGTTCGCCCATTTGTCGCAAGTCCATAAAAAGGATTTCGTTTTCACGGTCACGGTAATTGCGGGTTTCATCACCAATCTTTCGGGTCTGGTCTTTTTTGTTCTTGTTCAAAATCCACAGCGTAACACTGATGTCGGTGGTGTAAAACAAGTTTCTTGGCAACACCAAAATGGCTTCCACCAAGTTATTTTCAATCAGCTTTCTGCGTATTTTGTATTCTTCGCCACCGCCACTCAAAGCACCGTTTGCTAATATAAAACCTGCTATCCCATTGTCTGAAAGCTTAGAAACCATATTCAAAATCCAACCGTAATTGGCGTTGCTTTTGGGTGGGACATCATAGCCCATCCATCGTGGGTCGTCCGTGAGTTCGTTTGATGCTCGCCAATCCTTTTGGTTAAAAGGTGGGTTGGCCATGATGAAATCGGCTTTCAGGTCTTTGTGTTGATCGTCACCAAAGGTATCTGCTGCTTTTTCGCCTAAGTTGCCACTGATGCCCCGGATGGCAAGGTTCATCTTTGCGAGTTTATAGGTGGTGTTGGTGTATTCTTGTCCGTAAATGGAAATTTCTTTTTTGTTGCCGTGGTGTGCTTCAATAAACTTGATACTCTGCACAAACATACCACCTGAACCGCAAGCAGGATCATAGATAATTCCTTTATAGGGTTCTATCATTTCTGCTATTAGGTTGACAATACTCTTAGGTGTGTAAAATTCACCCTTTCCTTTCCCCTCTGCCAAAGCAAACTTGGAGAGGAAATATTCATACACTTTACCCACCAAGTCTTGTTTGGGGTCTTTGTTGGTATCAATGTCGTTGATGGTATCAAGCAAAGAAGCCAATTTGGTCACGTCTAATCCCAAACGAGAAAAGTAATTGTCTGGCAATGCTCCTTTTAATGATTTGTTGTTTTTTTCAATGGTATGTAGGGCTGTATCGATGAGTAGCGCAATATCATTTTGCTTGGATTTTTTAATAAGAAAATTCCATCGACTGGATTCTTCTAAAAAGAACACATTGTTCTGATTGTAGAAGGCTGGCATTTCAATGTACTTTTCTTTGCCCTCAGCAATCAATTTTGCTCTATGCGCTTCAAACTTATCGCTAGCAAACTTCAAAAAAATCAAACTTAAAACTACATGTTTGTATTCGGCAGGCTCTACGCTACCTCTCAGTTTATTTGCCGCTTCCCAAAGAGTTACTTCTATTGGTTTTTCTTTTACTTCTTTCTTCTGCTTCGCCATTTATGCTTTTATCTGTTATTTAGTTTTCAAATTTAGTTCATTTATCTGAGCATTTGCAAAAACCAAAAGTGTCAATAGTACTGTTGCTTTTTTACTTCAATCACAACATTCTATTCCTGAGGTATATTCAATTAATTTCTTAAAATTATTAAATTATAATTTCATAAAACATACCAATAACAGGGTATTTTTAATCAAAATTGACGATTATTGATCAGAAAAGAGATATTTTCTTGTCCTTAAAGCTAAAAACTTTTGGGGAAAGAAGGTGTTTTTTCATAATAATGCTCAGTTTATCATTCTTAAGCTAAATTCTTTTTAAGCTCCATGTAAGCTGTAATTAGATTCATGGAAAAGTAATTTGACCCAAATCAATCAAAATGAAGTTTTGCAAAAGAAAATATTTTGATGATATTATTAACTTGTAAATGTTAATAATATCAACAATGGATGTTTTTGAAATTTTAACGGAACTGGATAGGAGAGAGGAGCAAATTGAAATCAAGCTCAAAAAGATCATAGAGGCTAATTTAAACCCTTTCCCTGGTGATAGAATACATAAGGCAAAGCTGTTACTTAAACTGATCTACGAATTCAAGAAGCATATTCAGGCAGATGAATTTATCCTTGCAGGAATGAAATTAAGGGATTTGGAAATTGAAGGATTGATGATCTTACCTGAGAGTAAATAGTAAAAAAATAAATATGTGTATCCGCTTGAATGCACGTGACAAAATTTGACAATACGTGTCAATTAGTTGTAGGTTGAGATTCGTTGTTGTTCCTTGTATAAAAATAGGAAACATTATGACAATACTTCAATTTCTACAATACTTTCCAGATGAAGAAAGCTGTGAAGTTTATATCAAAGAGAGCAGAGAAAAGGCAGGAATATGCTGTAAAACCTGTAAATCCAATACTAAGCATTACTGGTTCAGTGGTGGAAAATTCTTTGAATGTAGTCAATGCAGAAGGAGGAGCTCCTTAAAAAGTGGAACTGTAATGGAGAGCAGCAAGATATCTCTTCATACCTGGATGTTGGCTTTTATCTTCATGTCAGCTACTAAGAAAGGCTTTTCGTGTCTTGAATTCCAAAGGCAGGTTAGCTTGTCAAGATATGATACTGCTTTCAGACTGATGCATAAGATTCGTGCCATGATGGGTAAAAGGGATTCGCTGTATATCTTAAATGACATGATTGAGTTTGATGAATGCTTTGTAGAAGTTGCAACCAAAAAACAGGTAAAGCAAAACCTCAAACGAGGAAAAGGGAGCCAAAGACAGGCAAAAGTAGCAGTGGCTGCCGAATCTACCCCACTTGAAAATCCCAGAACAGGAAAGAAAGACAGAGCATGTGGATTTTATAAAATGGAAGTACTAGGAAAAGTAGATTCAGATCATGTCAACAAATTCATTAAGAAGAATATAGCTGGAGATGTCGTCCTGTTTACCGATAAAAACACAGCCTATGTTGATATTGTAGATATTGTTGACACACATTATATGGTTGTTTCAGACAAAGTAAGTGTCAATGAAACCCTGAAATGGGTACATAAAGGAATCAGTAACCTGAAAAGAAATCTATTGGGAATACATCACATGATCACATATAAATATTTACAGAACTACCTCAATGAATTCGTCTATAAGCTTAACCGAAGATATTTTGGAGAAAGACTATTTGACCAATTGATTATTGCAGCTGTTCATCCTTACGTGCAGTGATGCGGATACACATAAAAATAAATTAATTTAGTAATTTATAATAAATCAACGTAAAGTAAATTACCATGATAATTTAAAAAATATAAATTTAAAATTTGTAAAAATACATTGTAACTACTCAGGTACATTATTTACTGACCAATATTCAAGTATTTGGAGTCTTGTTGCCCTCTGTGGTGTATTGATGCGTATTTGTATGTGAATGTACGAAAATCAGCTTTAAAGTTGGTTTATCCACATTTTTTTGTGGGGAAAAACAGCGTGGATTATTGGTATTCATGGGATTATGTGCTGATATTCAGGAAACATTTCTATAGGATATTGGACCACAGAGATACGCTTATTCAGGAACTGATCAAGATGAACCTCCAGCTTATGGAGGAGGTCAAGTCTTTAAAATCTAGGGTATCCGATTTGGAAAATGAGCTTGCCCGTTACCGTAATCCAAAAAACAGCCGCAACAGCTCGGTTCCCCCTTCAAAAGACGAGAACCGCCCCAAAAAAAATCAGAGTCTCCGTCAGGATACAGGGCGCAAAACCGGCGGTCAGCCTGGACACAAAGGCCATACCCTTGAAATGACATCCTCCCCGGACATAATAGAAAACCACATCCCTTTATTCTGTACCTGCTGTGGTGGTGATCTGTCGGCGGTTCCAGCAGAACTGTCCTCCAAAAGACAGGTCCTGGATCTTCCTGTGATTAAAGTGGTATGTACCGAGCATAGAATCTTTTCCAAAAACTGTTCCTGTGGAGAAAAGATCAGTGGGTCATTCCCTGACAATATCAATGCCCCCATACAGTACGGGAGCGGTGTTGAAACCATTGTCGGTTATCTGCATGCCAGACAGTATGTTCCCTATAGAAGGATGAAAGAACTTCTCAGGGACTGCTTCGGTATTAATCTCAGCGAGGGGAGTATCGATAACATTATCGGTAGGTTTGCCCGCAAGTCTGCACCAATATATGCAAAGATAAAGACGGCAGTCTCTAAAAGTCCTGTGATAGGAGCTGACGAGACTGGGGCTAAAGTGGATGGAAACAAACAGTGGGTCTGGACTTATCAGACCGAGGAACTCACCCTGTTAGCTATATCTGAATCACGTGGACTTAAGGCGATGAATACACATTTTCCCGATGGGTTCGGAAAGGCAGTATTGTGCCACGATGCATGGAGGGCGTACTTCAACTATTCGGAAAATCTGCACCAGCTTTGTTGTGCACATCTGCTTAGGGAGCTCAACTACATTGTTGAACGCTATAAATCTAAATGGGCTGACAGCCTTAGGGCCCTGTTCAGGGAAGCTATCTCACTAAAGAGAAAACTCAAAAAACTACCGGATACAGAGAATAGCAGGAGTATTGCTTCCATTGAAGAGAAGATGGATAACCTACTCGCCCAACCTGTAGAGTCAAAACATAAAGAAGCAGTATCCCTACAAAAAAGACTCCTGAAATACAGAAAGTCACTTTTTACTTTTCTCTATCACCAAAAAGTACCACCGGATAACAATGCCTCTGAAAGAGCCATACGCAACATCAAGGTGAAACAAAAAATATCAGGACAGTTCAAATCCAACAATGGAGCTGAAAACTTCTGTGTTATAAGATCCGTCGTGGATACCCTGATCAAACGTTCGGGAAATATCTTAGAAAATCTAAATCATATAGCTAATTTACAACCTGAGTAGTTACAATACATTTTATAAAAAGTAAATATGTGTAAATTAAATCGTTTGATAATCAATATTTTATAATAAAAAGAGAAGATTGTATTTTTTAATAATTACATTATTTTTTTTGCTAAAAAAGTGAGTTGAAATTGAGTCTTGGTTAAAAAAATTGGGGAAGTTTCCTTCCCCTTTAGCTCAATCTTAGACTACTTTTTTTAGTAAGTCCAATGGTTCAAAATCATCATCTTCAGACCTTGTTAAGAGTATGTCATAAAATTTTAAAAGAATCAATTTTATCTCCTCTTGTGTCTTAAATTGAAATTCTTTTAATGCTGCTGGGGGAAAGAAAGTCCCTTCTATATCACCAATGTCAATGAAATGAGGATCAAGAATAGATTCAAACATTAAACTGAGGATTTTTATATTGGTAAGCGCAATGGAATCTAAACAAAAACTTAATTCAGTTTTGTTATTAGCAACTATTAATGATGAAATCTTTCTGTATTTCTCAATATCCAAAGGATAATAAGATGAAAAGTATTATAACACTCCCCATTTGTTGGACCAAAAGTATCAGTTGCTAAGTTAATTTATTTATTTGTTAATACTTCTTTAGTTGTCCTATTTCCCAAGGGTACCCTTGGGAAATAGGACAACTAACTTTTACTTTATGCTGCTTTTCGGGTTGGCCCATAATATCTTTCCCCAGGCTTCTCCCTAGTGGTATGATGAACCTTTTGGTTGTAATATTCAATATACCATTTGACACCTTTGAGCAGGTCATAACCGTCCTCGCTTGGGTTCAGATAGATGTAATCATACTTGATCGACTTCCAGAACCTTTCAATATATACATTGTCCAAAGCCCTTCCCTTTCCGTCCATTGATACTTTGATATCCAGCCCTTCAAGGTAATTGATCCATAAGGCTGATGTGTACTGGCTTCCCTGATCGGAATTGACTATCTCTGGCTTACCATTTTCTCTGATGGCCTCTTCGATTACCTGCTTACACCATTTGGCGTCCTGACTGTTGGATATACCCCATGACAGTATCCTTCTGCTGTAAACATCCATGACTGCGGTCAGGAACATAAACCCCTTCTGCATCGGAATGTAGGTGATATCGGTTACCCACACTTGGTTGGGCCTTTCAATCTTTAAGTTCCTGAGAAGATAAGGCCTGATATATTCACGCAAACCGGATTTGGTAAGGTTCTTCCTCCTGTAAAGGGTTTCCCTGCCCATCAGCCTGAAAAGCCTCCTGATGCGCTTTGGGCCGACAACGAAGCCCAGTCCTGTCAACAGATAGACCATCGACACAACGCCTTCAGTAGGGTGATCGGTAAGATGCCTGTCCATGATTCCCATCAGTTTCAGATTGATCTCGTTTTCCCCTTTTGGTTTGTAATATAGACTGCTTCGGGGAACCTCCAATACTTCACACTGTTTCCTTATAGAAAGCCCCTTATAATCGGAACAAACCAATGTCGCCCGGTCTTTCATATCCCCAGTTTCTTGCAGCTTTTTTTTAAAAAGTCATTCTCTACTTTTAGCTCTCCGATCTGGGCATAGAGCTGCTCAAGGGCAGGGCCTTCTTCCTTTTTCTTTGAATGATCCTTTTCAAATACAGCTGACATATTATCCAAAAACTCACCCTTCCACTTGGAGATAATCACAGGGCTAACATCGAACTTCTTGGACAATTCAGCCAATGTAAACTGATTCTTGATTGCTTCAAGGGCCACTTTTGCCTTGAACTCAGGAGAAAACTTTCGTCTTGTTTGCTTGTTCATAAGGTTAAATTTAAACGGTTTTTTTTAACTTAACCTCTGGTCTCAATTTTGGGGAGTATTATATATTGAGCAAATTTTTTATTTGATGCTTTTGTGATTTTCTCTATAATTGGATCAGTTTTTTTAATGAATGCAGCATCTCTATTGATATTTAGTTTAAATTCTTTATCGACTGTTACATCAGGATAGATACTCTGAAACATCCCGTACATCTTGTATTCAATGAATTTCACCTTATAAATTTGATCTGGAAAAATTTCACTTAATACAAAAGCATGCTCTTTCGGAAGATTTTTTTCAAGCCTTTTTAAAAAACCTAAGTAACTAAGAATAGTATGTGGAAAGTAAATTTGATCTGATTTTACCATATGGAAGTCAAATTCCAACGTCCCACTTAATGGATAATAATTTGATCTTAGATAATGAATTATTTCCATAATATCATAATCGACCACAAGCAAGTTGTCTTCAACGTCAAATTTTTTAATGAAGAAGCCTTCTTTTTCTATTTTTACATTTTTTAGCTTTCCAAGACTAATATATATTCTAACAATAACTTCATTCAATTGTATCAGGTTGTGCATTAAGTTTGGTTCATCTTGCTGGAAATCAATATTTTCGTTTTTCATTTTAATTTATGTTTTAGTAGTTTAAATTTGTTTACATAGACATTCCTTGATCTCTTTTTTTCTTTTTTCTAATCATTTCCTCTTCCTCAAATTCATACATCGCTGTATTGGCTTCTGGGGGAAACAAAAGAGACCAATCGATATTTGAGTATTTGGATTCAAGTCCTTTAAGGACCCTTGTTTCGCTTTCTACCTTAGGATTTTCTACCATTCTAGCTTCTCGAGCTATTTGATTACGTTCTTTCTTTTTTGCATTTCTAAATTCAAATGTTTCTTCAACTGTCCTATCCATTCTAGTCATAGAATCAAACATTCGTTCAGCATTCTTGAAGAAAATGCACCTATCAAAACCACCTCTAATTACGCCAGTTTGGGAATTTCTATGATTCGTACGAGGTGAGAGTTTTAGTTTTTGACTAATATCTTTTCGTGAAATAATGACATGAACATGATGATTCAAACCATACTTTTTTTTCCCTGTTTCCTCATCATATCTATAATCCTCAATTTTTGCGTAATACATGATATCCTTGCCAGAGAGGCCTTTATTGAAATTTTTGGCATAAAGATCCATCATATTTCTAGTGTAATTCATCAGAAATTCGTCCATTGACTGAGAATTCGGTTTTGATAATAGTTCTTTTTGAGACGGACAGATGTTCATCAAATAGTACTTCGAATCATCTTTGCCTAATTTTTTGATGTTTTTATCAATATTTCCAATTACTTCTTCCACTTTAACAGAATCCTTATCGAATGAAAAGAAATGTCTTTTAAAACTTTCCGGTTGGCCTTCATTTTCCTTTTCTAGGTAAATGGCAAGTTTCCTGCAGGAGCCTTTGTTAGAGGCTCCATTCGGATATTTTTTTGAACCAAATGTGATAATCATGACTTTTTAGAGGGAAAGAGCTTATTCTTTATGTTGATGATTTCTTTGGTGGACTTCACGAAATCAATAAGTGAAGAAGTAAACTCTCTTGATTGTCCAGGGGCAACCCCATTTAAAATGTTAGGATATTCATTATTTACATTTTTATAAAGTTTATACTGGCTTGCATATAGGGTCCTTATAAACTCAAAGTACTCTGACTTTTTACTTTCTAAGTCTTGCATTTTAGTATTAATAGAAATATCCATATGCTTAAAGAATTTTGACATGTCGCTCTGAATTGAAATAAGAGCCTGAGAATATTTTTCTATTTTATTTTCATCATTAGAATTACCATTGTTTTCAACTGTTTTTTGAATCTGATTCAATTTTTCCATGACTCTGTCTCTAGTCATCACCGTAGGGTTAAATCCTGTCTTGTGCGAATAATTGATCATATCTTCTACAAGTTGCTTTACTGACACTTTAAATTGATCAGCTAAGACCTTAACTTTTTGGTGTTGTTCAGGGTCAATTAAGATTGATTTGTTTTTGATTTGCGTTTCCATTTTGTCTTTATTTTATGGCTGTTAATAATATATTTTATAGTGTTTTCTTGGAAAAATATTGAATTGTGAATCATACAAAGAATGGGGCTTGCCCCATTCCCTCTCGCTATTATATTTTTCCTCATTCTAGCGTTTTCTCAGCCGTGTGAGATGGCTATATTTTTTTGGAAATTTATATTCATTATTACTCATCTTATCCTATGTTTAAGTGCATTTGATTTT is drawn from Belliella baltica DSM 15883 and contains these coding sequences:
- a CDS encoding restriction endonuclease subunit S, with the translated sequence MRLNFKRLGDYIQPVEGRNSDLSNIPLMGLSIQKKFIPSIANTVGTNMTTYRIIKRNQFGYGPVTSRNGEKITIALFDDYDEAMISQAYIPFEVSDTEKLLPQYLMMWFRRPEFDRYARFKSHGSAREIFSWDEMQEVMLPIPDIDKQREIVKEYNTIQNRIQLNEQLIQKLEETAQAIYREWFVEFEFPDKYGKPYKSNGGEMVWNEELEKEIPKGWKLGTLEDLYKFQYGKGNTNPNNGGLYPIYGAGGVIGGFDEYNSEDAPVIGHMGEYCGKVVFAFGKHFVTYNGVMCLAKFENLKWFSYLTLLSKDLMSNTRGSSQPFVSYDMLYETEAILPNDEVALRFNGLAQNIFRQTKLSQSENQKLTELKALLLSKLATVE
- a CDS encoding type I restriction-modification system subunit M; translation: MAKQKKEVKEKPIEVTLWEAANKLRGSVEPAEYKHVVLSLIFLKFASDKFEAHRAKLIAEGKEKYIEMPAFYNQNNVFFLEESSRWNFLIKKSKQNDIALLIDTALHTIEKNNKSLKGALPDNYFSRLGLDVTKLASLLDTINDIDTNKDPKQDLVGKVYEYFLSKFALAEGKGKGEFYTPKSIVNLIAEMIEPYKGIIYDPACGSGGMFVQSIKFIEAHHGNKKEISIYGQEYTNTTYKLAKMNLAIRGISGNLGEKAADTFGDDQHKDLKADFIMANPPFNQKDWRASNELTDDPRWMGYDVPPKSNANYGWILNMVSKLSDNGIAGFILANGALSGGGEEYKIRRKLIENNLVEAILVLPRNLFYTTDISVTLWILNKNKKDQTRKIGDETRNYRDRENEILFMDLRQMGEPFEKKYTQFSDDDIQKVVNTYHQWQVEEIENVPEFCYAATLEEVEKKDFSLVPSKYIEFVNRDENIDFDDKMNALKTEFTELLKAEAQSKNDLLTVFKELGYEIKF
- a CDS encoding IS1595-like element ISBeba2 family transposase; this encodes MTILQFLQYFPDEESCEVYIKESREKAGICCKTCKSNTKHYWFSGGKFFECSQCRRRSSLKSGTVMESSKISLHTWMLAFIFMSATKKGFSCLEFQRQVSLSRYDTAFRLMHKIRAMMGKRDSLYILNDMIEFDECFVEVATKKQVKQNLKRGKGSQRQAKVAVAAESTPLENPRTGKKDRACGFYKMEVLGKVDSDHVNKFIKKNIAGDVVLFTDKNTAYVDIVDIVDTHYMVVSDKVSVNETLKWVHKGISNLKRNLLGIHHMITYKYLQNYLNEFVYKLNRRYFGERLFDQLIIAAVHPYVQ
- the tnpC gene encoding IS66 family transposase: MGKNSVDYWYSWDYVLIFRKHFYRILDHRDTLIQELIKMNLQLMEEVKSLKSRVSDLENELARYRNPKNSRNSSVPPSKDENRPKKNQSLRQDTGRKTGGQPGHKGHTLEMTSSPDIIENHIPLFCTCCGGDLSAVPAELSSKRQVLDLPVIKVVCTEHRIFSKNCSCGEKISGSFPDNINAPIQYGSGVETIVGYLHARQYVPYRRMKELLRDCFGINLSEGSIDNIIGRFARKSAPIYAKIKTAVSKSPVIGADETGAKVDGNKQWVWTYQTEELTLLAISESRGLKAMNTHFPDGFGKAVLCHDAWRAYFNYSENLHQLCCAHLLRELNYIVERYKSKWADSLRALFREAISLKRKLKKLPDTENSRSIASIEEKMDNLLAQPVESKHKEAVSLQKRLLKYRKSLFTFLYHQKVPPDNNASERAIRNIKVKQKISGQFKSNNGAENFCVIRSVVDTLIKRSGNILENLNHIANLQPE
- a CDS encoding IS3 family transposase, encoding MKDRATLVCSDYKGLSIRKQCEVLEVPRSSLYYKPKGENEINLKLMGIMDRHLTDHPTEGVVSMVYLLTGLGFVVGPKRIRRLFRLMGRETLYRRKNLTKSGLREYIRPYLLRNLKIERPNQVWVTDITYIPMQKGFMFLTAVMDVYSRRILSWGISNSQDAKWCKQVIEEAIRENGKPEIVNSDQGSQYTSALWINYLEGLDIKVSMDGKGRALDNVYIERFWKSIKYDYIYLNPSEDGYDLLKGVKWYIEYYNQKVHHTTREKPGERYYGPTRKAA
- a CDS encoding transposase; its protein translation is MNKQTRRKFSPEFKAKVALEAIKNQFTLAELSKKFDVSPVIISKWKGEFLDNMSAVFEKDHSKKKEEGPALEQLYAQIGELKVENDFLKKSCKKLGI
- a CDS encoding DUF5712 family protein, whose protein sequence is MIITFGSKKYPNGASNKGSCRKLAIYLEKENEGQPESFKRHFFSFDKDSVKVEEVIGNIDKNIKKLGKDDSKYYLMNICPSQKELLSKPNSQSMDEFLMNYTRNMMDLYAKNFNKGLSGKDIMYYAKIEDYRYDEETGKKKYGLNHHVHVIISRKDISQKLKLSPRTNHRNSQTGVIRGGFDRCIFFKNAERMFDSMTRMDRTVEETFEFRNAKKKERNQIAREARMVENPKVESETRVLKGLESKYSNIDWSLLFPPEANTAMYEFEEEEMIRKKKKRDQGMSM